The proteins below come from a single Anaerobranca gottschalkii DSM 13577 genomic window:
- a CDS encoding energy-coupling factor ABC transporter permease codes for MSHLHITDDLLQWQLALLGYLITLLVIGYILVTTKKEELFNNIAKLGIMAALMLIVMSIPLGIPFHLNLSILTALIIGPKLGFISILLVNIILATFGHGGITVVGLNTLIMGSEVFVGYYLFSFLLTKGIKWQYALFTTVLIALIISASLMVTIVRIGGIEPAIVYHSCDHDHGEHVTTGEDLTYSRFAMLVLGIVLFGSIIEALIILVIVNYFRKIRPDYLLKGGF; via the coding sequence ATGAGTCATTTACATATAACTGATGATTTACTTCAATGGCAATTAGCTTTATTGGGATATTTAATAACTTTACTTGTTATAGGATATATATTAGTTACTACTAAAAAGGAAGAGTTATTTAACAATATTGCTAAATTAGGTATTATGGCTGCATTGATGTTAATTGTTATGTCAATTCCTTTGGGGATTCCCTTTCATCTTAATTTATCTATCCTTACAGCTTTGATTATAGGTCCTAAACTTGGATTTATTTCAATATTATTGGTTAATATAATTTTAGCTACCTTTGGTCATGGAGGAATAACAGTAGTTGGTTTAAATACCCTGATTATGGGTTCAGAGGTTTTTGTAGGCTATTATTTATTCTCTTTCCTATTAACGAAAGGGATCAAATGGCAATATGCACTTTTCACCACTGTTTTGATAGCATTAATTATTTCTGCCAGTTTAATGGTAACTATAGTAAGGATTGGAGGTATAGAGCCTGCTATAGTTTACCATTCTTGTGATCATGATCATGGGGAACATGTTACAACAGGTGAAGATCTGACTTATAGTAGGTTTGCTATGTTAGTATTAGGTATTGTATTATTTGGATCTATTATTGAAGCTTTAATTATATTGGTTATTGTAAATTACTTTAGAAAAATCAGACCAGATTACTTATTAAAGGGTGGTTTTTAA
- a CDS encoding MFS transporter, whose protein sequence is MGNYSLTEQDIKHNIRCNTLNGIYSVLALNLVTPFIGILAKNLGAETYEIAMLSSFPALISVFSMIPGGILVDIFKEKKKITGLFIFITRFFFLLLALTPQLPTPYRVSALIVIYGIMNFPGSISGVAWQSFIATAIPAERRAQAFATRNKITSICGMIITLLAGQILRIYKGSSEIKIYQLFFIIAFCFALLEVYYHLKMKEPTFQENYVSTDKNSETFINKGKQVLTYKPFILFSLCSLLFHFGWQMGWPLFTIYQIDYLGADGTWISYLSVGNGLAGFVTYPLWSKLVNKKGNNYTVILATFAIAMSPFLFAISWNLYVLLIVNFFMGTAVAGISLVLFNLLLEVVPNENRTLYIALYNTMISLSAIASPMVGAFVYETFSSIYLALITAGTFRMLGSFTFFLRYKLLTKKEQKTVYSNNFSN, encoded by the coding sequence ATGGGAAATTATTCTCTTACTGAACAGGATATAAAGCATAATATAAGGTGCAATACATTAAATGGTATTTATTCTGTATTAGCACTAAATTTAGTAACTCCCTTTATAGGTATCTTAGCGAAAAATTTAGGAGCAGAGACTTATGAAATAGCTATGTTAAGTTCTTTTCCAGCATTGATATCTGTATTCTCTATGATTCCAGGGGGAATTTTAGTAGATATATTTAAAGAAAAAAAGAAAATTACTGGATTGTTTATCTTTATAACTAGATTTTTCTTTCTACTTTTAGCATTAACCCCTCAATTACCTACTCCTTATAGGGTTAGTGCTCTAATTGTAATTTATGGTATTATGAATTTCCCGGGAAGTATATCAGGAGTTGCCTGGCAGTCCTTTATTGCCACTGCTATCCCAGCAGAAAGAAGGGCTCAAGCCTTTGCTACTAGAAATAAAATTACTTCTATTTGTGGAATGATTATTACCCTTTTAGCTGGGCAAATATTAAGGATATACAAAGGGAGTTCTGAGATTAAAATATATCAATTGTTTTTTATTATTGCCTTTTGTTTTGCCCTTTTAGAAGTTTATTACCATTTAAAAATGAAAGAACCGACCTTTCAAGAAAATTATGTATCTACTGATAAGAATTCTGAAACCTTTATCAATAAGGGGAAACAAGTTTTAACATACAAGCCATTTATTTTATTTAGTCTTTGTTCACTACTGTTTCATTTTGGTTGGCAAATGGGATGGCCTTTATTTACTATTTATCAGATAGATTATTTAGGGGCAGATGGTACATGGATTAGTTATTTATCAGTAGGTAATGGATTAGCAGGTTTTGTTACATATCCTTTATGGAGTAAACTTGTAAATAAAAAAGGAAATAACTATACTGTAATTTTAGCAACATTTGCTATTGCCATGTCTCCATTTCTCTTTGCTATATCTTGGAATCTTTATGTCCTATTAATAGTTAACTTTTTTATGGGTACAGCTGTTGCTGGCATAAGTCTGGTCTTATTTAACCTATTATTAGAGGTAGTACCCAATGAAAACAGAACCCTTTATATTGCATTGTATAATACCATGATAAGTTTATCAGCTATCGCTTCACCAATGGTAGGTGCTTTCGTTTATGAAACCTTTAGTAGTATTTATTTAGCTTTAATTACAGCAGGTACTTTTAGAATGTTAGGTTCATTTACATTTTTTCTGAGATATAAACTTTTAACAAAAAAAGAACAAAAAACAGTTTATAGTAATAATTTTAGTAATTAA
- a CDS encoding SPOR domain-containing protein, which yields MRRKKKRPFGKIFILIVVTILLTYGMGRYFEELVLKFGGNNSEPVDTNNKFEVIREVAEVYIIQNGVFTVSEGAQNQFAKLKAAGFHPVIVEEGNYRLITGIYLDKNWALSEVQLQKDLGFENYLVNITLPVFSLEVSTASEKKDIEAIFTSFNTILDNTQQYFINNLVVPLEDLDLSYQGDKEEVQKMVELLELYKAWQRNPNDSAEKEYLQSLVKYLRQYK from the coding sequence GTGAGAAGGAAAAAGAAAAGACCTTTTGGAAAGATTTTTATCCTTATAGTTGTTACTATTTTACTTACATACGGGATGGGAAGATACTTTGAAGAATTAGTTTTAAAATTTGGTGGTAATAATTCAGAACCAGTTGATACTAATAATAAATTTGAAGTAATCCGGGAAGTTGCTGAAGTCTATATTATTCAAAACGGTGTTTTTACTGTTTCTGAAGGAGCCCAAAACCAATTTGCTAAATTAAAGGCTGCTGGTTTTCACCCGGTTATCGTTGAAGAAGGGAATTATAGATTAATAACAGGTATCTATTTGGATAAGAATTGGGCTTTGTCAGAAGTACAGTTACAAAAAGACTTGGGGTTTGAAAACTATCTTGTCAATATTACCCTACCGGTATTTTCCCTAGAAGTATCCACAGCTAGTGAAAAGAAAGATATAGAAGCAATTTTTACTAGTTTTAATACTATTTTAGATAATACTCAACAATACTTTATTAACAATTTAGTTGTTCCTTTAGAAGATTTAGATTTAAGTTATCAAGGAGATAAAGAAGAAGTACAAAAAATGGTAGAGTTATTAGAATTATATAAAGCTTGGCAAAGGAACCCTAATGACTCTGCCGAAAAAGAATATTTACAATCACTAGTAAAATATTTACGTCAATATAAATAA
- a CDS encoding [Fe-Fe] hydrogenase large subunit C-terminal domain-containing protein produces the protein MEYFHSVRLRDTLCNGCTRCVKVCPTEAIRVKGKAEIIDVRCIDCGECIRICPQHAKTGKVDSLKDLEKYKYNIALPDPAIFGQFSHNIQPQKILGAFIAMGFDSVFDVAIACDYVSLAIRNVLKNHSGPPFISASCPAVIRLVQALHPDLIPHLIPVEAPLEIAGGLALEEGLKKGYKKEEIGVFYISPCPAKVTAVKQPVAREKSNVNEVLSIVDLYGNILKYISSDKTKALELKATGLGYGWARAGGESLAIKCSDNVVIDGIEQVNKVLNEIEIGKLTDVEYIECWACIGGCVGGPMLVENPFIARVRVRKLAESIGGDLSIEKLKEFPPEYFNWQMSMKPRQIMKYDEDISSAIAKANKIQNLLKSLPGFDCGICGAPTCHAHVEDFIQGKISGLSCLLNKRGDSSDS, from the coding sequence GTGGAGTACTTTCACTCTGTTAGGTTACGGGATACATTATGCAATGGATGTACCCGATGCGTAAAGGTTTGCCCCACTGAAGCTATTAGGGTTAAGGGAAAAGCTGAAATTATAGATGTAAGATGTATTGATTGTGGAGAATGTATTAGGATTTGCCCACAACATGCTAAAACAGGAAAAGTCGATAGTTTAAAGGATTTAGAAAAATATAAATACAATATTGCCTTACCAGACCCAGCTATTTTTGGTCAATTTTCTCACAATATACAGCCACAAAAAATTTTAGGAGCATTTATTGCTATGGGTTTTGATTCAGTTTTCGATGTGGCTATAGCTTGTGATTATGTATCATTGGCAATCAGAAATGTTTTAAAAAATCACAGTGGACCACCTTTTATTTCAGCTTCCTGTCCAGCTGTAATTAGATTAGTCCAAGCACTACACCCTGATTTAATTCCTCATCTAATCCCGGTAGAAGCTCCCTTGGAAATCGCAGGGGGATTGGCATTAGAAGAAGGATTAAAAAAAGGATATAAAAAAGAAGAAATTGGAGTATTTTATATATCTCCGTGCCCTGCCAAAGTTACTGCAGTGAAACAACCAGTAGCACGGGAAAAATCTAATGTTAATGAAGTGTTGTCTATAGTGGATTTATATGGCAATATATTAAAATACATTTCCAGTGACAAAACTAAAGCATTAGAATTAAAAGCTACAGGTTTAGGATATGGTTGGGCCAGAGCAGGGGGAGAAAGTCTAGCAATAAAATGTTCTGATAATGTGGTAATAGATGGTATTGAACAAGTAAATAAAGTATTAAATGAAATAGAAATTGGAAAACTTACAGATGTAGAATATATAGAATGTTGGGCCTGTATTGGAGGATGTGTAGGTGGGCCTATGTTGGTGGAAAACCCCTTTATCGCTAGGGTAAGGGTGAGAAAACTAGCTGAATCTATAGGGGGAGATTTATCCATAGAAAAACTAAAGGAATTTCCACCAGAATATTTTAATTGGCAAATGTCAATGAAGCCAAGGCAGATAATGAAGTATGATGAAGATATTTCTTCTGCTATTGCAAAGGCTAATAAAATACAAAATCTATTAAAATCCTTACCTGGTTTTGATTGTGGTATTTGTGGAGCACCTACTTGCCATGCCCATGTTGAAGATTTTATCCAAGGTAAAATAAGTGGACTATCATGTTTGCTAAATAAAAGGGGGGATAGTAGTGATTCTTAA
- a CDS encoding energy-coupling factor ABC transporter ATP-binding protein: MKSIIKAKDTVFIYPDKTKVELKGEFIVTKGERTTILGCNGSGKTTLYKGILGLMENVEGELLVLGIKPYKKFHTIRNRIGVVLQNTDEQIIAPTVYDDIALTLRNNSIPENEIKDRVDWILTELKLTGLAKKVPHYLSGGEKKKVILAGALVTNPEVLLLDEPFTGLDPRSKLSIVDMINHFCFAHGTTIVTTTHDMELVPDITDVTYVFSKGEILAKSKGVEVFQNFQLLDKANLVQPQLYQLFTRLIDMGLPINYPDNVEDGAEKIYTAYETKPSYIKNKNKIDYA, from the coding sequence TTGAAATCAATCATTAAAGCAAAGGACACAGTTTTTATTTATCCAGATAAAACTAAAGTAGAATTAAAGGGGGAATTTATAGTAACTAAAGGGGAAAGGACAACAATATTAGGTTGTAATGGTTCTGGTAAAACCACTTTATATAAAGGGATTTTGGGGTTAATGGAAAATGTTGAAGGAGAACTTTTGGTGTTAGGTATAAAACCATATAAAAAGTTTCATACCATCCGTAATAGGATTGGAGTGGTATTGCAAAATACAGATGAACAAATTATCGCACCTACGGTTTATGATGATATTGCTTTAACTTTACGTAATAATAGTATCCCAGAAAATGAAATCAAAGATAGAGTTGATTGGATCTTAACAGAATTAAAGTTAACAGGTTTAGCAAAAAAAGTACCCCATTATTTAAGTGGTGGGGAAAAGAAAAAAGTAATTTTAGCGGGAGCTTTAGTAACTAATCCAGAAGTATTACTTTTAGATGAGCCTTTTACTGGGTTAGATCCCCGTTCCAAATTAAGTATTGTAGATATGATAAACCACTTTTGTTTTGCCCATGGTACCACAATTGTAACTACTACCCATGATATGGAGTTGGTACCTGATATTACTGATGTTACCTATGTTTTTAGTAAAGGAGAAATACTTGCCAAAAGCAAAGGGGTAGAAGTATTCCAAAACTTTCAACTGTTAGATAAAGCTAACTTAGTTCAACCTCAGCTTTACCAATTGTTTACTAGATTAATTGACATGGGATTACCTATTAATTATCCAGATAATGTTGAAGATGGAGCTGAAAAAATTTATACAGCCTATGAAACTAAACCTTCTTATATAAAAAACAAAAATAAAATAGACTATGCTTAA
- a CDS encoding polysaccharide deacetylase family protein: MKKYFLIFVVMLMILGLTYTLGEKIILTLVGGDMYVPIMRVNTEENKLAFTFNVTHEGDISELLKLLKQYNIKSTIFVTENMILDDTLVEKILLEGHQIGLLAFTDKNIETLTINQIVEELKDITETFQRIGGEELEILRTFEYNSTVSAACKSLGIKYVLWDVDSNDVKEIGVNDIVQRINYNVKGGSIVVFNTSCKYTFSAIRILLESQLIDEYQIVSLKELLYHDNYYINAFGEQIRKR; encoded by the coding sequence ATGAAAAAGTATTTCCTTATATTTGTAGTAATGCTGATGATTTTAGGTTTAACCTATACTCTTGGGGAAAAAATAATCCTTACATTAGTTGGGGGGGATATGTATGTCCCAATAATGCGGGTAAATACTGAAGAAAATAAATTAGCCTTTACCTTTAATGTTACCCATGAAGGAGATATAAGTGAATTACTAAAATTGTTAAAACAATATAATATTAAGAGCACTATTTTCGTAACAGAAAATATGATTTTAGATGATACTCTTGTTGAAAAGATTCTATTAGAAGGACACCAAATTGGTTTATTAGCTTTTACTGATAAGAATATTGAAACTCTAACTATAAATCAGATCGTTGAAGAATTAAAAGATATAACAGAGACATTTCAAAGGATAGGGGGAGAGGAGCTAGAAATTTTACGAACTTTTGAGTACAATTCAACAGTATCTGCAGCTTGTAAAAGTTTAGGAATAAAATATGTTTTGTGGGATGTGGATTCAAATGATGTTAAAGAGATAGGTGTTAATGATATAGTCCAAAGAATAAATTATAATGTTAAGGGTGGTTCAATAGTAGTATTCAATACTAGTTGTAAATATACATTTTCGGCCATTAGAATTCTTTTAGAAAGTCAATTGATAGATGAGTATCAAATAGTTTCACTAAAAGAACTCCTTTATCATGATAACTATTATATTAATGCCTTTGGAGAACAAATTAGAAAGAGGTGA
- a CDS encoding CbiQ family ECF transporter T component: protein MGLEVIDYLATTGKSPIHTANTSYKVLFTIINITLLIITKSPYFPYLILLLLLIIMLINRVPLFKIIPFLFYPIFFSGLFVLGLGHNFQTAFWVIIKTVAIATSMLLLVATTPIYNLFSILSKFLPKFITDSLFFTYRSFFIFHKLISNLLLTIKLKGGTGRFSVFKNLKNAGGAIAITFIKALDAAERMKEVFYIRGYQIGNIKLEKEKKTIWNLYPVFLSIFSIALYFLV, encoded by the coding sequence ATGGGATTAGAAGTTATAGATTATTTAGCTACAACAGGAAAAAGTCCTATCCATACAGCCAATACTAGCTATAAAGTCCTTTTTACAATTATTAATATAACATTATTAATTATAACTAAATCCCCCTATTTCCCTTATTTAATATTACTATTATTGTTGATTATCATGTTAATAAACAGGGTTCCTCTTTTTAAGATTATACCTTTTCTTTTTTATCCCATATTTTTTTCGGGATTATTTGTTTTAGGATTAGGACACAATTTTCAAACTGCCTTTTGGGTAATAATTAAGACAGTTGCTATTGCTACATCAATGTTATTATTAGTAGCGACTACACCAATTTATAATTTATTTTCTATATTAAGCAAATTTTTGCCAAAGTTTATTACAGATTCCTTATTTTTCACTTACCGATCCTTTTTTATTTTTCATAAACTAATAAGTAATTTGTTATTAACAATAAAATTAAAGGGTGGTACAGGAAGGTTTTCTGTCTTTAAAAATTTAAAAAATGCCGGTGGTGCTATTGCTATAACATTTATAAAGGCTTTAGATGCCGCTGAAAGGATGAAAGAAGTTTTTTATATTAGAGGTTATCAAATTGGCAATATTAAACTAGAAAAAGAAAAAAAGACAATATGGAATTTATACCCTGTTTTTTTAAGCATTTTTTCTATTGCTTTGTATTTTTTGGTATAA
- a CDS encoding ATP-binding protein: MENHVVSAKVYPMDFNRAGEGSSAIKKALQVIGVAPDILRRISIISYEAEMNLVIHSNGGEISCIIYPDKVEIKTTDQGPGIENIELAMEEGYSTASDEVREMGFGAGLGLPNIKRCSDELHIKSQVGLGTTLTAVVYLRRD; this comes from the coding sequence ATGGAGAATCATGTGGTATCAGCTAAGGTTTATCCCATGGATTTTAATCGGGCTGGTGAAGGATCCAGTGCAATAAAAAAGGCGTTACAAGTTATAGGGGTTGCTCCAGATATCTTACGTAGAATCTCTATAATTAGTTATGAAGCTGAAATGAACCTTGTTATTCATAGTAATGGAGGAGAAATTTCTTGTATTATTTACCCCGATAAAGTTGAAATTAAAACTACGGACCAAGGTCCTGGTATTGAAAATATAGAATTAGCCATGGAGGAAGGATATTCTACTGCCAGTGATGAAGTAAGGGAAATGGGTTTTGGAGCGGGTTTAGGACTTCCTAATATTAAGCGCTGCTCTGATGAATTACATATTAAATCCCAAGTAGGATTAGGAACTACCTTAACCGCTGTAGTTTATTTGAGGAGGGATTAA
- a CDS encoding tetratricopeptide repeat protein, giving the protein MSKKTSNVISISKGADLYFAKANKYYLKNDIDKALEYYKRAMVIEPDNSINYFNVASLLGEIGEFHESNKIFRQTLKMNPEFAECWFYMGINYGQLQKYQKSKMCLEKYLQLCPEGEHSQQARDILGAFKSADFTLDFIDKRDLQKIEELCSKGIELVERGEYDKGEKLFEEAKKINSKVTAPINNLALTYYYQGSLQKAIAESKLALSIDPTNIYSLCNIIAFYKEANDEVNLRAMVKQLATIDIENLNTEELIKLAVTYGNLGKDSIAASYLHLILQEEPYNFKALYYGAIADFNRKKFKLSKGKWIRLKEIEPGNPFTSYYTNLIDKIIAKEKEFSRLSYQIKVPYNSLLEIVKILSSSDLKEEVNQYREDYSLLDSMIWVLNKGDNCLKEPLINLMLSLKDGKYLAAVVDFCYDIQQNYHLRNYAFQKILNLTYSFSSCEFWRKDIYENQREWTEPQRLVLQKAIKQIEVKNELVFIYSVQAIWNDYILKEKPIIRNIDTWVKALVALVVSEVGCIKGDQEIIQNINLKERSIKEKMLKIKKILYEI; this is encoded by the coding sequence ATGTCTAAGAAAACATCTAATGTTATTTCTATTTCAAAAGGAGCAGATCTTTATTTTGCTAAAGCGAATAAATATTATTTAAAAAATGACATAGATAAAGCCTTAGAATATTATAAAAGGGCAATGGTTATAGAGCCAGATAATAGTATTAACTATTTCAATGTAGCTTCATTATTAGGGGAAATAGGGGAATTTCATGAATCAAATAAAATATTTCGTCAAACTTTAAAAATGAACCCTGAGTTTGCTGAGTGTTGGTTTTATATGGGGATTAACTATGGTCAACTGCAAAAGTACCAAAAATCTAAAATGTGTCTTGAAAAATATTTACAATTGTGTCCTGAAGGTGAACATTCCCAACAAGCAAGGGATATATTAGGTGCCTTTAAAAGCGCTGATTTTACCTTGGATTTCATAGATAAAAGAGATTTACAAAAAATAGAAGAGCTATGTTCAAAGGGTATCGAGTTAGTAGAAAGAGGGGAATATGATAAAGGGGAGAAGTTATTTGAAGAAGCAAAGAAAATAAATTCTAAAGTAACAGCACCTATCAATAATTTAGCATTAACATATTATTATCAAGGTAGTTTACAAAAGGCAATTGCTGAATCTAAATTAGCTTTATCTATTGATCCTACTAACATTTATTCTTTATGTAATATAATTGCTTTTTATAAAGAAGCAAATGATGAAGTAAATCTCAGAGCCATGGTAAAACAATTAGCAACTATAGATATAGAAAATTTAAATACTGAAGAACTAATTAAATTAGCGGTAACTTATGGAAATTTAGGAAAAGACTCAATAGCAGCTTCCTATTTACATTTAATCCTCCAAGAAGAACCTTATAATTTTAAAGCATTATATTACGGAGCTATAGCTGATTTTAATAGGAAAAAATTTAAACTATCTAAAGGAAAATGGATTAGATTAAAGGAAATTGAACCTGGTAATCCTTTTACATCTTATTATACTAACTTAATTGATAAGATTATTGCAAAAGAAAAAGAATTTAGTAGACTTTCTTATCAAATAAAAGTTCCTTATAACTCCCTTCTTGAAATAGTAAAGATACTTTCTTCTTCTGATTTAAAGGAAGAAGTAAATCAATATCGGGAAGATTATTCATTATTGGATTCTATGATTTGGGTTTTAAATAAAGGTGATAATTGTTTAAAAGAACCTTTGATTAACTTAATGCTAAGTTTAAAAGATGGTAAATACTTAGCTGCAGTAGTTGATTTTTGTTATGACATTCAACAAAACTATCATCTAAGAAATTACGCTTTTCAAAAAATACTTAATTTAACTTACAGTTTCTCTTCTTGTGAGTTTTGGAGAAAGGATATTTATGAAAATCAAAGGGAATGGACAGAACCTCAAAGATTAGTATTACAAAAAGCTATAAAACAAATAGAAGTAAAAAATGAATTAGTGTTTATTTATTCAGTTCAAGCTATTTGGAATGATTATATTTTAAAAGAGAAACCGATAATAAGAAATATTGATACTTGGGTAAAGGCTTTAGTAGCATTGGTAGTATCTGAGGTTGGTTGCATAAAAGGAGATCAGGAAATTATCCAAAATATTAACCTTAAAGAAAGAAGTATAAAGGAAAAAATGTTAAAAATTAAAAAAATATTATATGAAATTTAA
- a CDS encoding DRTGG domain-containing protein — MKLSQIISLLEGEVIFGEELLNKEISQAYGADLLSDVLAYAKSGILLLTGLVNIQVVRTAEMLDLGGIVVVRGKKVDEGTIELAKECQIPLIRTNKTMFESCGILYKNGILPVELTKSNKE, encoded by the coding sequence ATGAAATTATCGCAAATTATTTCTTTATTAGAAGGAGAAGTTATATTTGGAGAAGAATTATTAAATAAAGAAATTTCTCAAGCATATGGTGCTGATTTATTGAGTGATGTTTTAGCTTATGCTAAAAGTGGTATTCTACTATTAACAGGTTTAGTTAATATTCAAGTTGTCAGAACCGCTGAAATGTTAGATTTAGGTGGAATTGTAGTAGTTAGAGGAAAAAAAGTTGATGAAGGTACAATTGAACTAGCTAAGGAGTGTCAAATTCCCCTTATTAGGACTAACAAAACCATGTTTGAAAGTTGTGGAATATTATACAAAAATGGAATTTTGCCCGTTGAATTGACAAAATCTAATAAGGAGTGA
- a CDS encoding bifunctional folylpolyglutamate synthase/dihydrofolate synthase gives MKMLNLIQSLGKFGMNSEGCKRMQLLCEMLGNPQSNLKFIHVGGTNGKGSTCHMLASILQKQGYKVGVYISPALYKFNERITINGQEISDEDLNKYYPLFKETLKHFHNHPLGYPTEFEVVTALAFLYFKEQKVDYVVLEVGLGGRFDATNVVIPILSIITNIDLDHTEILGDTVEQIAFEKAGIIKEGIPLCLGIMDEKAKNVIAAIAKGKNAQINLAEEVEIQLLDDTVEGQVFLFEGEKFILSLLGKHQINNLKIVLKAIQILRELNIPIYTNSVKEGLRNTKWPGRFEIITLEGKKIILDVAHNPNSMEALKDNLLNYFPKDHITMVLGIFKDKDISSMLRHLKSLKVKLYLTKPIGDRGMDATELEKIVKKFDLEIIGKNNDLLVAFNEAFKVTNKIICVCGSFNTVGPIRNYLFRKELD, from the coding sequence ATGAAAATGTTAAACTTAATTCAATCCTTAGGAAAATTTGGGATGAATAGTGAAGGCTGTAAGAGGATGCAGCTTTTATGTGAGATGTTAGGAAATCCACAAAGTAATCTTAAGTTTATTCATGTTGGTGGAACCAACGGTAAAGGTTCAACTTGCCACATGTTAGCATCAATATTACAAAAACAAGGTTATAAGGTGGGGGTCTATATTTCCCCTGCCTTATACAAATTTAATGAGAGAATTACTATCAATGGTCAGGAAATAAGTGATGAGGACTTAAACAAATACTATCCTCTGTTTAAAGAAACCCTTAAACATTTCCACAACCATCCATTAGGGTATCCTACGGAATTTGAAGTAGTTACAGCTTTAGCTTTTCTGTATTTTAAAGAGCAGAAAGTGGATTATGTAGTATTAGAAGTAGGTTTAGGGGGAAGGTTTGATGCAACTAATGTAGTTATTCCAATCCTTTCCATTATTACAAATATTGATTTAGATCATACTGAAATTTTAGGGGATACTGTGGAACAAATAGCCTTTGAAAAGGCAGGAATAATTAAAGAAGGTATTCCTTTATGCCTTGGTATTATGGATGAGAAAGCTAAAAATGTCATAGCAGCTATAGCAAAGGGAAAAAATGCACAGATAAACTTAGCTGAAGAAGTTGAAATTCAACTGCTGGATGATACAGTAGAAGGACAAGTTTTTCTGTTTGAAGGGGAAAAGTTTATTTTATCTTTACTAGGTAAACACCAAATAAATAATCTTAAAATAGTATTAAAGGCCATTCAAATCCTAAGGGAATTAAATATTCCTATCTATACCAATTCAGTAAAAGAAGGATTAAGGAATACCAAGTGGCCAGGTAGGTTTGAAATAATAACATTAGAAGGTAAAAAGATTATTTTAGATGTTGCCCATAACCCTAATAGTATGGAAGCTTTAAAAGACAATCTGCTAAATTACTTTCCAAAGGATCATATAACTATGGTTTTAGGTATTTTCAAAGATAAAGATATATCTTCAATGTTAAGACACTTAAAGTCATTAAAGGTTAAATTATACCTTACTAAACCTATTGGTGATAGGGGAATGGATGCAACTGAGTTAGAAAAAATAGTAAAAAAATTTGATTTAGAGATAATAGGTAAAAATAATGATTTATTAGTAGCGTTTAATGAGGCTTTTAAAGTTACTAATAAAATAATCTGTGTATGTGGTTCCTTTAACACAGTAGGGCCAATAAGAAATTACTTATTTAGAAAAGAGTTAGATTAA
- a CDS encoding PRC-barrel domain-containing protein, with translation MLKSKDVIGLPVINLNEGNQIGKVSDLIINPTEKKVVILELNEKVGLFKKSQSSLTLDKISSIGSDAVTVENLEFDKDIPKELESYRFTNLVGRNIMLENGSILGKLGEITFSFPSGEITTLTIKDNKTNLFGEEKGEVEMSKIRTIGKDAIIVFNR, from the coding sequence GTGTTAAAAAGTAAAGATGTTATAGGGTTACCTGTTATTAACTTAAATGAGGGGAATCAAATCGGCAAGGTCTCAGATTTAATAATTAACCCCACTGAAAAGAAAGTCGTTATATTAGAGTTAAATGAAAAGGTTGGTCTCTTTAAAAAAAGTCAAAGTTCTTTAACACTAGATAAAATAAGTAGCATAGGCTCAGATGCTGTAACGGTAGAAAATTTAGAATTTGATAAAGATATACCTAAAGAATTAGAAAGTTATCGATTTACAAATTTAGTTGGTAGAAATATCATGCTAGAAAATGGTTCTATATTAGGGAAGTTAGGTGAAATTACTTTTTCTTTTCCCAGTGGAGAAATAACTACATTAACAATAAAAGACAATAAAACTAACCTTTTTGGTGAAGAAAAGGGAGAAGTTGAGATGTCTAAAATAAGAACAATTGGAAAAGATGCAATTATTGTCTTTAATCGTTAA